The Lolium rigidum isolate FL_2022 chromosome 2, APGP_CSIRO_Lrig_0.1, whole genome shotgun sequence genomic interval CAcgccggttggagatgctctaagagccaaTTAAGAGTAATTGTGTGCGACATCCTATTTTCTAAGCAGAGGGAGTATACATTTTTTATAACAATCAAGTATGAAATATTTGTACATAATTCTTGTGAACTATAAATTACGGATTAAGAATTCGAGATTTTTTTTGTGTGAGTCAATTAACTATAGCGGGTTGCCTTGCAAATCCTCTTGGCAAGACGAATTGGATGGTTTGTGCGATCAGATGTGTTCGTAGAGCATCTTTTCTTGGACGATTGCTGTTAACCCAGAGCATGTAGTAATCCTGCTTGCTCGCAATCCTCTCCTTGGTGGCGTTGCTTTTGCGGTAACAACGTGGTGCCTAGCGTGAGATGAGGCGATAGAAAGCTGGGGCGATAACCCTCGTAGACGTTCCATTGTTGATCGTCTGGCCGTGCAAAAGGCATCACCGGCAATGGCAGCTGGATCTGTGCCTTTTTCCTCTTCCTTGTGATGTCGTACCTATAGAGACGATCACCAAACCTATAGCACAACATCCCGTTTTTGCTGTCGAGCCATGCACAATACGGCTTGTCCTCATCTTTGCCGTCGTCGGCATTCAAGTAGAAGCTGTAGCGGCGTTCCCAGTCAGGCCTACACCACTTGTTGACGTGTGGTTTTCCCTGCAGCGACACCATGACCCAGAAATTGACCCGCCGCTGGCCGACGATGCGTATGGCGAGGCATAGTTGCCCGCACAGGTTGAAGGCGTGCACCCTGGCTTTGTGAAACCACTTGGACGTCTCCGGGAGGTTGTACCTTCCGTGCTCTTCACTTGCCACGTCGATCACAAGCATCATAGTATCGGGTGCCCAGTAAATCCCTAGTTGTTTTACAACCACATACAACTTTCCGTCCATGAGCACCGGCGGCGGGTGGTGGAGGCTATGTAATGCACGGAACAAGTCTTGGTGCCGGCGCCACATGCCATCATCGGCGCCCAATGTGCACACATCCACGCAAGTTTCATGTGTATCTTCCAAACTTGTGTCTGTGAAGGAGAGGCTGAAAATCTTGTACTGACACGTGGACGGGCTGAACCCTAGGGCGTACGTGCGTCCTTCGAGGTGGTCCATCAGTGGTGGCGCCGGGATCTTCAGCTTCTCGCCCGTGGCGGGGTTACACACGTACACTGGCCAGTCAGGGGCGCTGGACGCGAGGAGAAGGAAGCCGTTGCATGCGTTGACGGGCCTATAGCCGCCGGGCACCTCGGTGAATCGGGACATGGGCTTCCCCGAGGTGACCGTGAGGACGGTCATCTTGAGGCCGACGCCGCGCCCACGGAACTCCTGCACGAGCAAGGTCTCCGCCTCGGCGGCGCTGGCATTGCTGTGGAGATTACGGAAGGAGGGGTCGTGGACGATTCCACGCCAGAGCTTGCAGACGCAGCTGCAGCGGAGGAGGTCCGTCGTCGGCAGCTTGAGCAGGATCTCTCGTGCGATATCCTCTCCCAAGGATGCCATCGTCAGGCGTGAACCTACAAAACCACTCACCGCGTTGGAGTATAGATATAGCATCATGGCCCCGTTGGATCGGGTCCGAATTGATTTGTGATTCCGGAACTAAACCGGAACCTGAATTCAGTATTTTCGTTCGCACCTGTTTGGAAACGATTTGATTCCAAATGTTTCGTAGCGCAGCCGTCCACAGAACGATAACCCCGCACAACTTTATCATTTGGTAGCGACAAGTATACATGCgtgttttagagcatctccagccgcgtcccccaaagcatccccaaacctcgccggattgagcgtttgggtgacgtgttttattcgtgtcgtgtttgggggacgtcgctccccagtcgcgtcccccaaacgccgccccaaatgaattttggtgcacgaaaataaaggttttcatttaattttgattatatattacaaagtttgaatgaaaacggctagatttcatctaaacctacacTACTGAccacccggcggtgcgttcgacggccccgccccgtcgtcgcctcccctacgccgcagctcctcctgcgcgcgcctcctctccttgcgttcggcgttgGCCCGACGGCTCcgttcccgccgcgcgtcctcctccgccctcccctgcgccgcctggagggagagctcgatggcgcgtagaatctgcgcctcttcgcgggcacgggcgtcgtcctggagcttcttctccgactcgaaggactcgacgagcccgcgttgctgatcggccgtctcgtccgggtgcggcccgtcgtcgtcggaccactcgaactcgtcgtcgtcgtcctcctccacctcggtctcctccgcatcggcctcctcctcctccattggcgcatcgtcctccacatctgttggcgcctccatcatcgccgccgccaacacgtcggcctccgccgccaactggtccgcccgcctccccgcgatcgccgccggcgccgcctcccgctgccgacgctcctccgccgccggctgccgctggtgctcgatcgactccgccgccggcgctcgatcgactcccgccgatcGCGGTACAGCGCATCCCGCTCAGCGAGCTGGCGCTGGCGCTCGTCAGCCCACCACTGCTCCATCTCCGCCCGGtaccggcaccgtcgcgcctcctgtctcgtcgaggcgtcagacgccgcaacggtggcgtcctgctgctcctgccacgctgctgccgccgcggcctcgccagcagcggggccatgggcgcagaacgccgccagatccgccgcccgcgccgcctcccGCCGGCCGGCGGGCCTGCTCGCTgcattgcctcccgccgctgccgacggtgtgcacgccatcgctcttcccgggccgccgctgaggggtcggtgtcgacctgcgtttccgggactgcaagtggaggagacggcggtggagggaagtggccaacgccgggcggttcgccattgctaccggtggtggaggagacggcggtggagcgacgagggctgtgtttgttgccggcggggtgtggtggctaccattgagccgggagaccttttatagacgccgacgtcgggaagaaagcgcgggaacaggcgagaagaggcgggaagatcgcgcgggaacgggcggtggcatgcgaacgccggcgacgcgtggacgctgcgcagcaccgacgagacgtctcgcctgcccctccgtcgccattaaggcaaagatgccgccatgtgtcactgcgcgcgaataacttccgtcgcgaggtaggcgacggttaggttaaaattaatcgtgccggccgacgggtcggccccgccactccccgcctcgcttttcgttgtgtccggcgtgcccggtgcgtcccctgtgggacggggacgggctcggggcgccggacaccgtatgggggcgcgttggacaaaaatgggctttgggggacgcggctggaacggtttttttgtccggcgcgccccaaattcctttgggggacgctttgggggacgcggctggagatgctcttaggaaacGAAAGTAAAAAAATCCCTAAATATGAAGCAATAATGTTCACATGACAGTAAGAAAAATATTACATAATCGAATATAATTGTTAGAGATgtatttggtagtatatgatttgtaataaTCTCCTGCATTATCTCTAGGATAGCCTTCTTGGCTCCCAAGACTTGTACCCCTATGTATACTCGctcgagaggctcaatacaacatccaataTATTACGCCAAACCCCTCTTTATccttcaacatggtatcagagcggcgccgatcctaacctagccgccgcccaagcttccgcgccgcgctgcccccgggaggtcgatctccatgatctactctgggggccgcgcaacccgtatgagggttcgtccacCGATCTGTTGATCCGCTACGCTCGAGTCTTTTTTTCCGATCTTTAGATCGGTTTTCTTTTTGtccggtcgctcgaccggtgttttcttttttggttttgccgatcatagatcggattaagtcgcccaccgccgccgttatcacgcgcctctactccaaccttGGCGTCGACTTCGCACCGGCTCTCCTCCCTCATCCGCCCTACACCGGCCACCGCGGTCGACTCGCTGGCTGGCTGCAGCGCCTGCCTTGGTAGGCTGCCGCGGCCAGCTCGCCCACGTCGTCTCTGCCTCGGTCAGCCTGCCTCCATCTACCGTGGGGCACGGCTGCACGCGATGCACATGGGACGCCGTTTGTGTCGCAGCCGGTCGCCTTCGcctgcacggtctccatcgccggttcttcttcgccgtcatcgcccgggacatcaccgacaaTGTCGCATATGACTCCGATCTGCggcacgtcgtccacgccatggcacgtgtagcgctgccgtcggtctgatcaaccgaccccgcgcacgtctccgccaagcacgtccccgagcacgcgcctacctccgattgagcatcgtgctgccgctgcgtcgccccttcgggtcgcaACGCCGCCTCCTTTGGTCCACgctaccggcctccgacgcgccttccgaggcgtgtacgtcgctgctggtctcccgccgctgcaccgactcgcgcccagcagctacgccggcccctcgggtCGTGGCGTCACCGCACGCATTCACCTTCGCCGTCTCCCGCGCATCGACGTCTAAGGCCACCTCAGcaccgccccttcggcgcgggttgcctccgtccgcgcatggtctttatcacgccgccgggtcttcctcacctacttcgtgtaccgccgccgtgcttccaccccaggtcgccgctgggctcgccaaccactccAGGTCGCGCTGAGCTCGCCGACCACTGCAatgcccgtctaggcgtccagcatgaccaccccaggtcaccgctaggttagccgccttctacgtcttcgtacactacaactttgccgccagcgtcctcgcctcttTCCCGACTACGCCACCTGTTCCTCTACTTCGACACCCATCATCGAGACCTCCTCtgctagtctactccgacatggcgcgcactttgtaatgttccctacccccgcacgcccggtactggcaacaccggtacGTGCCTTCATCCCCAATGCGTCCTCGTTCCTGGCAAGCTCGGACCggcgcctcgtcttcatcggcttcgacgacgtattcatcggcatcgcctctacgactgccttgaccgcgtcaccgccgagttcttctatgcgtactcggttctggcaaaacgagagtatgccttcgtcccgacgtgtgcctggttctggcaaaactatggttgcacttcgtcctcgacggctcagactgcatcgacttcggcatcgaccatctccacgactgcctcggcgcGTCTCTGCCACCCTCCTCGCACACCACCTCAACTGCGGCTACAAcgacaccggcacccggccaTGACCtcgaccacggcaatccctcacgcggctccctcgaccaaggttgcagcacccacactctcggctacctcgacatcggcacaatggGCTATCACCTCACATGAGCACCTCGGCTTCTTCTAcaatccaagcatccgcgacgcgacatcgtccacgacgcccacgctacgactgcgggggagtgtcagcccgttggttcctaccttcggcttctctccagtctgaccgtccgcgacgtCACCGTTGTTCACGTCAGTACCGCTACGACTgcagggagtgttagagatatatttggtatatgtgtatttggtagtatatgatttgtaatcatcTCCTGCCTTATCTCTAGGATAGTCTTCTTGGCTCTCAAGACTTGTAcccctatatatactcgtcctatatatactcgccccagaggctcaatacaacatccaacatattacGCCAAACCCCTCTTTATCCTTCAACAATAATCACTCGTTGTGGATTGGAACTGAAACTTCAATTAAACTTGCATAATTGAATATAATCAGTCTTTCTAGGTTGGAACTAACACTTCAATATCTGGTACACTTTCCTTGCTGGTACATAAATGACTATATAGTCTTTCTACAGAGTGAGCAGCCAAAAAATATTGCCTCTTTTCCCAAAAAATGACTGTAATTAACAGCTAAGGGGTGAACTGCATGATGTCGTGTATACATGATCCTAGAGCAATCTTCACATATTCTTATATTCCCACAATGCAGAAAAAGAATACATAAATTAAGCTGTAACATATGTGTTGATGTTCCTTTATATCATCACAACAGCAGTCAATCTTCATGCTCGTCTTCCTCTTCAGAGTCTGCATGTAGAGGAGTGTCAAATAGCAAATTCAGAGATTTCTTTTATCCCCCCGTCAGCCATTGGATGATTGGAACAAGCAAGTAGTacaactttatccccaacatggaAAAATGGAACTAAAATTAAGGCAAGGACCCTTCGATTTTTGAATGCTCATGTGTTCATGATTAATAGAGTGCATATGCTTGCAAGGGACAGAGCTTACCAGATCGAACATCATCTCCAACATTTCTTGTCTTAATTTGTCTCACGAGCATCCGATATATTAGAACCCACCAATATATGTGAAGAACAAGTAGTGAAAACAAAAGGGAATTGAATACATAGTAATATATTGGCCCGTCAAAATTGTGCTTCTTCTTATCCAGAGTCAACAGAACTTCATAGCTGAAACAAATTTATCTTAGTAAGGTCATGTAACTTCTGATAAAAAAAAGTAAAGCATGGCAACACCTCATGTCAGCTTGCACCGATTGTAAAATATCAACTTTATCTATTAATTTATCAGAATTCAACATACTTGATGGGACTAATTTAGTAGATTCACTGTGCTATAATAAGTAAGGCATTAGACATGAATGGTATGATTAGCATGGAAACAAGTATGAAAACAAAATTCCATATTACATTAGCACACAAACTATGTCAAATGTTTTAGCTTGTGATGCCGTGACCCAAGATAAGTAAAGTTTTTTCGAGGTATAATATCTTTAGATGAACTTACTTGCAGAGTTCACAACAACCTTTTGGTGTAAGCCAAGTATGTTTGCTTCACAAAAAATTGGTAAGCAATGATCTGAGAGATTTAATAAGTCAGAGAGAAACTTTTACCTTGTACTTCTGAGAATCCAGAACGGAAAATATGTGAGGCGGAGAAGAACCCATGAAACAACAAAAAGAAGAAATGCAACATTTGCAAGCCAATCACAATTGCTATACTTGGACATCTTCCCAATTTCTAAAAACACATCGCTTGCATCATGAATTGCCAGTACAACTGCACCAACTCTAGCAAACCTGTTTAATTGATAAACAAGTTAGAAACTGAACGGAGTGAGCAGAAAAAActaagatagtagtgatacatttCAAGTTCATGAAACAACGGCGCTTACAGAAAACATACCTGAATACATAGGATAAAATTATCAGCACAACAGTTGCAACATGATGCGACATTGAGACACCAAAATCTGCACGCCTTGTTTCCCAGAACATAAGTGCGAATATTGAATATGTGTAGAATCCAGCAGCATACATATAGACAGCCTTAAGTTTCAATCTGTGGATGATATGAGCACATTGACTAATTAGATTTGGATCAGCATGAGAACTGTCAGTAATTTGTGCAAGTAGAGCGAAAAGATCCAGATTACTTTGTCTTTTGATCCGGCCAAACCTGTTCGCCAGGTCCCACCCAAAAATACTTGGTGTTTGTGAACCAAGGCTCATTATACGTGACCAACAAAGACAAAACCTCTCCAGATAGGAAATAAATGCACTTCCAAGCCGATTCCTTGAATTTTCTTATCCTCTTTTTCGTTTGCTCTGCTTTATGATGATTCTTCTCATGTGCATTCCCAAACATAAGTTTCCTGGCAACTCTCTGGAACGAGTATATAAGAAAAGGAATAAAACAGCAAGTGCATTGTCAGTGGATTCTTTTTATTGGTTAAAACTTAAAATAAATGTTGAACAACCtgtctatgcaaacatgtatgaaAAGCATCCTTATGGAAAAAATGTATGAAAAGCATAATAAGTACTGTAACTGCTTAAAATTTCTGAGTAATGAAGAGACCTGAACAGGCAAATAAGTGTCAAGTTTCAATATACGTCAAAAGTGGTAACCTGAGAGCACAGGTGCCGAACTCAACTATCCCAAAAGATTCTACATGATCATGCATTTATGTCCACAATAGATTTTGCTCGTGCTTGTGAACAGACCACTTCAATACTTTCAGTGCCCACTCTGGAGAAGATTACTCTTCCGCACATGGCAGTTGCTAGTACACACACGAGGACTCCAGGACAACAGCTTTATTATGGTTAAGACTTTTGCAGAGAATTGAAGACTCAAATGATTAGGTCACCTACAAAATACTAATGCCTTTTTCAGGTTATCGGATAAGTTGGATTCTGACGCAAATCGAGCTGGGGCAGACCGGCAAGCATGTGAGCTTCTGAAGCTCAGTGCTTCCCCTCTGGCCAAGAAAGCCATGAACGAACCTTTCGATTGAATAACGGAGGCCTGGGTCAGGGCGTGACGCACCTCGAAGACGAAGCGATCGAGGAGGAAGCGGGCGGTCGGGAAGAAGAGGGCGAAGAGGGGGAGCGCGAGGAAGTCATCGTATGCCGGGTAGGCCTCGCGCTCCCAGTCCACCGCCGCCACGAggcgctccaccgccgccgcgagcCACGCCATCGTCGTGCCCAACTCCGGTCGCCGGACAGAGGAGAATCCGGTCAGCTAACGCCGCCGATGGGACTGGACTCCTCCCGTCGCACTCAACAACTCGGTGGCTCTGGACTTGGGAGTTTGGACTGCTCCCGCGACCCGGCTCGCGCGGTCTCGGGGTTGGTCGCAAACTTGGAAGAAACTTTTCTCCACCACTACTTTATCGATTTCACTTTTTTGATTGTACTCGCATTACTTGCACACATGAAGTACGGTAGCCTCGAAATGCCAAAATGTCTTGGGAGTTGTAGCCTAGTGGCCGACATGCgtaagtttttatttatttttaaacaAAATAGGCCACTTTAttcgggaaatgcactttggctcataggagcatatgcttccattatgtgaatctacattttaaagtattaaaaaattctaaactaattttttacatgtacatctagacattttatattggtacacaagttttcaaaagaaaaaatatttttctgtggctcctgtaaaaaagataaattttaatgctgtaacacgactacgtataggacatttttttgtcttttttgtacacaccacacaaaatgttatttttccacgaaaacttgtgaacgaacataggatgtcacaatgtataagaaaaaatttatgtcagattttttttcacatttctaaaattgttttttattattttctataatgggtgcatatgcacgcgtgtgccaaaatgccacctccACTTTATTCAATCACCGTGATACTCcgtatttttattttcaaaatagAGAGTAGCCTAACCTCTACATCAATAGATTCACACGATCACTTTATTTATTTCAGGGTACGAGTTATTCAAAGTTTACGTCAAGAATTAGATAAGGTTAAGATATGTATCAACgaaagaaagataagaatcatcaCAAAGCAATCCATTCTCAATTCTGCTATATCATCACCCAACAGTTTGAAGAAAAAGGTCATGTGCAACGGTAGTagacggttgcatccagtaagCATATGCTCCCGCGATCCTGCGGAGTAGGAAAGCCCATAATTAAATCCAGTGTAAACTTCAAAAAATTATACCCTTTTGCTTGTTAAAGATAAAACTATTTCGGCAAGTTCAAATAGACCAACGTAAAGCTGAAATGCAAATACGTAAACTAGCTTTATCATTTTTATGCACTTCATTTAACTAACTACCAAACATATCAGTAATATTAGAAGGTGGAGAAATGTTATATGTGAAATACACCATACgtcaaacatttttttttttgcaaaaggaCATGCAAGAAATATATGCTCAACGGTCTCATTTGAATAAAAAAACAACACCTTCACATCCATTCTAATTTCTCTTTGCCAAGTTATCTTTAATTAACAACACTTTGTCACTTAGAAACCACATATTTTTTTTGTTCCTTAGGAGTTTTTTCAACTTCAATAGATACTTACGGAGAAACCTTGTATGACCATTCATTAAGTCCAGAGAacgtatctagtgataccacaccttatttgataccatgataccactttttaaaatttaaattttaaatgtaaaaaaaatcaaaatcaaaatTTTAGGTGTTCACAAGATATGTGTCTGTGTGCCGACCCGgacgaatggaacctgggtgcgcgcgcacccatttacgaaaagttttaaaaaaatactatttaaaaatatcaaaaaactgtgaagtaaaattttgcatgtacatattatgttgatacttactcgtgtgagttttcacgaaaaaataccattgtgtgtggcctgcataaaaatgacaaaatgtccgaaTGAGAATAGTCAAcatgaatttgtactattcacaggaatatgaatttgcattttgtaatttttgtgtaggtcacacacaatggtatttttccttgaaaacacacacgagtaagtatcaacataatatatacatgcaaaaatttacttcgcattttttgaaacttttcaatagcattttttttgagttttttgtaaatgggtgcgcgcgcacccaggttccattcaccatttccagTCTGTGTGCCCTCTAACTTTCATAACCTTTTCAAAATACCTTAAGAGAATCAAAAATAAGAAATCaagcatgaatagtgtcacataaagacaaaaTACAAAATGCTACTATTCCATagcatttgtcttttttgtttctcttggtATATTTTAAATTTGGCTGTGAAAAATCTAGAGAATATAAACACACATCTTGTCaatagccacaaatttgtttcgaatttttttgacacttGCAATTCTAATTTTGtgaagtggtatcatggtatcatgtaaGGGGTGGTATCGCTAGATATTTTCCCATTCATTCTAAATACATTGATTTGACAGTAAAAACACCGAAATCTGTGAGTTTCCAAACAAATCTATCTAGCTCATTTGAGAGTGATACCGTCACTAGCCTCTGATACAATCATTAGCCTCTGATACAAGTGCAACCATTCGTTCCACTTATGTTCATTAAACGCCCTCCTAAAACAAATATGCAGAGGGGTTTGAGCTAGAATACTCGCCACCAAAGCATGCTTATATTGAACGATGTTATATAAAGACAGATATTGTTGCGCAAGAGGTAAATCTCCCAACCATACATCCTCCCAAAAACGCAATGTTGAACCATTTCCAACTTTGAAGAAACCTCTACTAAAAAAATCAGACATGACCCTCATAAGACCCTTCCAATAAAGGATAATTGGTCGGTTTTACTTCTACTTGAGCCGAAGTTTTGTTCTTTAAGTATTTATTATGAAGCAACGGTTGCCACATGTCATCTTCCATAAGATGTTTCAACAACCATTTGCTAAGCAAACATCTATTTTTTAATCAAGAACTTCTACAACCCTCCTAATCTTTTGGTGGACATATAATGTTCCATTTTATTAAGCTATACCTTTTCTTATCATCATCCGATTGTCAACAAAATCTAGACCAATAAAATCAAGTTATTTTCTAACCTCTTTAGAGATTTCAAGAAGGAGAGCATGAAAATCAGTGAACTTGTTAATACTAAAGTAATAAGAATGAGGCGGTCTCCATAAGTGAGTAGTTTGCTTCGCCAACATCCTAGCTTAGAAAAAATGACTCTCCACCGGATTTCATTCCAGACTTACGGAGGATTCTATGATGAATCGGTATTCCTAGATACCTAAAAGGTAAAGCCCCGGACTCACATCCAAAATTTTGCGTTTATATATTGATGCTCCATATCCTTCGCTTTACCAAAGCAAAATATCTTGctcttatggaaatttatttcAATCCACACAGTTGCTCAAAAACGCAAAGGATGAGATTCATATTGACAACCTTTTCAACGTCATGTTGCATAAACAAAATTTTGTCATCTACGTATTGAAGGATGGACACTCCACCCTCAACCAGATGAGGAATAAGGCCTGCAGCGTATCCCTCCCCTTTAGCCCGAGAGATAGGAACATCCAACATATATC includes:
- the LOC124687904 gene encoding ASC1-like protein 1, giving the protein MFGNAHEKNHHKAEQTKKRIRKFKESAWKCIYFLSGEVLSLLVTYNEPWFTNTKYFWVGPGEQVWPDQKTKLKLKAVYMYAAGFYTYSIFALMFWETRRADFGVSMSHHVATVVLIILSYVFRFARVGAVVLAIHDASDVFLEIGKMSKYSNCDWLANVAFLLFVVSWVLLRLTYFPFWILRSTSYEVLLTLDKKKHNFDGPIYYYVFNSLLFSLLVLHIYWWVLIYRMLVRQIKTRNVGDDVRSDSEEEDEHED